A single region of the Pan troglodytes isolate AG18354 chromosome 22, NHGRI_mPanTro3-v2.0_pri, whole genome shotgun sequence genome encodes:
- the LOC129138286 gene encoding protein VCF2-like codes for MGGCPVRKRRRNGSKEGNHHSTQPKRNKRNPIFQDSQDTVFME; via the coding sequence ATGGGAGGCTGCCCTGTacggaaaagaagaagaaatggcagTAAAGAGGGCAACCATCATTCCACCCAGCCCAAAAGGAATAAGAGAAACCCTATCTTTCAGGATTCTCAAGACACAGTTTTCATGGAGTGA